A single genomic interval of Campylobacter concisus harbors:
- the glyS gene encoding glycine--tRNA ligase subunit beta: MKELLLEIGVEELPAIPFLRELPNINAKWQAVLEKYNLVSPFKFYYTPRRLVFFHEKFPLAQPDSVASFIGAPKQVALKDGAFTKAALSFANKCGIDESELKFKEIDGKEVLYYEKEVKGELVAKIMGDMVEEFLKSLNFGKSMRWGNGEFEFIRPIRSFLCLLGDEVIKFNKFGIESGDSTYPHRSISYDKIKILNIKEYFEGSKSRGVVLEADEREKIILVEFEKISQKSGLKIEIDKDLLAEVVAITEYPTALLGSFEEEFLEVPSEVIITSMKENQRYFPVFKDNKLANGFVVVSNAITQDYSLIIKGNEKVLRARLSDAMFFWQSDLAHEFGPEKLKNITYLKELGSIYEKELRELKVAKKLASNYDELLKKEAGEYAAKLERAVMLSKADLTTQMVYEFTELQGIMGAYYAKAKNEDKDVVLAIKEQYLPDGEEAECPSKVFSSVVALSNKLDTLMGLFSIGKIPSGTKDPYALRRAANGVIKIVLAHNLKFNVKEILEDIAKEYKKFDVEVLINFILDRLYTFFDANASIVKACIKSGEKDILELTKMIEALAKISSEPSFRENFSTFKRLANIIKDDKFSKVNESLFEIDAEKALNNAFKAVDKSLAYEPRLKALFALKPQIDEFFDKVMINVENEKVRNNRVAIIGQIYSEILKVADIKEISF; this comes from the coding sequence ATGAAAGAGTTATTATTAGAGATCGGAGTTGAAGAGCTTCCAGCGATACCGTTTTTAAGGGAGCTGCCAAATATCAATGCTAAATGGCAGGCTGTTCTTGAAAAATATAATCTTGTAAGTCCTTTTAAATTTTATTATACGCCGCGTCGTTTAGTCTTTTTCCATGAGAAATTCCCACTAGCTCAGCCAGATAGTGTGGCTAGCTTTATCGGTGCACCAAAGCAAGTGGCACTAAAAGACGGAGCTTTCACAAAGGCTGCGCTTAGCTTTGCAAATAAATGCGGCATAGATGAAAGTGAGCTTAAATTTAAAGAGATAGACGGGAAAGAGGTGCTTTACTACGAAAAAGAGGTAAAAGGCGAGCTGGTTGCCAAGATAATGGGTGACATGGTTGAGGAGTTTTTAAAGAGCCTAAATTTTGGCAAGTCTATGCGCTGGGGCAACGGCGAGTTCGAGTTTATCCGCCCGATAAGATCGTTTTTGTGTTTACTTGGCGATGAGGTCATAAAATTTAATAAATTTGGCATAGAGAGCGGTGATTCAACCTATCCGCATAGAAGCATTAGCTATGACAAGATAAAAATTTTAAATATAAAAGAGTATTTTGAAGGCTCAAAGAGCCGTGGTGTCGTGCTTGAAGCGGATGAGAGAGAGAAAATAATCCTTGTTGAGTTTGAAAAAATTAGCCAAAAAAGCGGGCTAAAGATCGAAATCGATAAAGACTTGTTAGCTGAAGTCGTGGCGATCACTGAGTATCCGACAGCACTTCTTGGCTCGTTTGAAGAGGAATTTTTGGAGGTGCCAAGCGAGGTCATCATCACTTCCATGAAAGAAAATCAGCGCTACTTCCCAGTCTTTAAAGATAATAAGCTCGCAAATGGCTTTGTAGTCGTTAGTAACGCCATAACGCAGGACTATTCGCTCATCATTAAGGGCAACGAAAAGGTGCTAAGAGCAAGGCTGAGTGATGCGATGTTCTTTTGGCAAAGCGACCTAGCACACGAATTTGGTCCAGAAAAACTAAAAAATATAACTTATCTAAAAGAGCTTGGAAGCATCTACGAAAAAGAGCTTAGAGAGCTAAAAGTAGCTAAAAAGCTTGCTAGCAACTATGATGAGCTACTCAAAAAAGAAGCTGGCGAGTACGCGGCTAAGCTTGAGCGAGCTGTGATGCTAAGCAAGGCTGATCTTACAACTCAGATGGTTTATGAGTTTACCGAGCTTCAAGGCATCATGGGCGCTTACTACGCAAAGGCAAAAAACGAGGATAAAGATGTCGTTTTAGCCATAAAAGAGCAGTATTTGCCAGACGGCGAGGAGGCGGAGTGCCCAAGCAAGGTCTTTAGCTCGGTTGTGGCGCTTTCAAATAAGCTTGATACGTTAATGGGGCTCTTTAGTATCGGTAAAATCCCAAGCGGCACCAAAGATCCATACGCTCTAAGACGTGCGGCAAATGGCGTGATAAAGATCGTTTTGGCACATAATTTGAAATTTAACGTAAAAGAAATTTTAGAAGATATCGCAAAAGAGTATAAGAAATTTGACGTTGAAGTGCTTATAAATTTCATCCTTGATAGGCTCTACACCTTCTTTGACGCAAACGCTTCTATCGTAAAAGCGTGCATAAAAAGCGGCGAAAAGGATATCTTGGAGCTAACAAAGATGATAGAAGCACTTGCTAAAATTTCTAGCGAGCCAAGCTTTAGAGAGAATTTCTCTACATTTAAGCGCCTTGCAAATATCATCAAAGACGATAAATTTAGCAAGGTCAATGAGAGCCTCTTTGAGATAGATGCTGAAAAAGCCCTAAATAATGCGTTTAAGGCGGTTGATAAGAGCCTAGCATACGAGCCAAGGCTAAAAGCGCTATTTGCTCTAAAACCGCAGATCGATGAGTTTTTTGACAAAGTTATGATAAATGTTGAAAATGAGAAAGTGCGAAACAATCGCGTCGCGATCATCGGTCAAATTTATAGTGAGATACTAAAAGTAGCTGACATAAAAGAGATCAGCTTTTAA
- a CDS encoding endonuclease/exonuclease/phosphatase family protein, with product MRVVFALVFTILVAFASEISIATYNVQNLFDCKDDGSEYLDFKVGVSKWDCEAADSKLQRTRQVINALNTDIIALQEIENEQVLKALVSDSEYKFISFTKEKNSPVGLGLISKLQPSGSEIFKVPNVKTRNILKVIFETEGKKFSIFVNHFPTYKNGINMQKKAEKTLRTALGKEKNAIILGDFNSPFGQKSILNDIIATRNFYDLYKELEPKDRYSHAVHGKKRAIDHVLLSPSFMENGDLSYVSGSFEVFKPSFAVDEKGFAKSDLYSDHFALKFKISTDPSPVKKGFVSKIFKKDENKANKKTSEQDYKTADVDTLFDHPEAVPAVIEKAVIILKDKHGFIISKNHRGIYVYDPKNSVIVGEELDILVRRMKIYKDALEVSSYEIINEHGTKDISENLLDASQLSEARSGDVFAKISGRLERGYLHTPYGKIRVYSKKKLKDGEYSFENVRVKIYKRENQIVVE from the coding sequence TTGAGAGTAGTTTTTGCTTTGGTTTTTACCATTTTAGTGGCATTTGCGAGTGAAATTAGCATCGCAACTTATAATGTGCAAAATTTATTTGATTGCAAAGATGATGGTAGCGAGTATCTTGATTTTAAAGTAGGTGTATCTAAATGGGACTGCGAGGCGGCTGATTCAAAACTACAAAGAACAAGACAAGTCATAAATGCACTAAATACAGACATTATCGCACTTCAGGAGATCGAAAATGAGCAGGTTTTAAAAGCTCTGGTAAGTGATAGCGAGTATAAATTTATAAGCTTTACAAAGGAGAAAAACTCGCCTGTTGGGCTTGGGCTTATTTCAAAGTTACAGCCAAGTGGCAGTGAAATTTTTAAAGTTCCAAATGTAAAGACGAGAAATATTTTAAAGGTTATTTTTGAGACAGAAGGTAAGAAATTTAGCATATTTGTAAATCACTTTCCAACTTATAAAAATGGCATAAATATGCAAAAAAAGGCTGAAAAAACGTTAAGAACGGCTCTAGGTAAAGAGAAAAACGCAATTATTTTGGGTGATTTTAACTCGCCCTTTGGACAAAAATCCATCCTAAATGACATCATTGCAACGAGAAATTTTTATGATCTCTATAAAGAGCTTGAGCCAAAGGATAGATATTCTCATGCAGTACATGGCAAAAAAAGAGCGATCGATCATGTTTTACTTTCACCTAGTTTTATGGAAAATGGCGATCTAAGCTATGTTAGTGGTAGTTTTGAAGTCTTTAAACCAAGCTTTGCAGTCGATGAAAAAGGCTTTGCAAAGAGCGACCTTTACTCAGATCATTTTGCGTTAAAATTTAAAATTTCAACTGATCCAAGCCCAGTAAAAAAAGGCTTTGTAAGTAAAATTTTTAAAAAAGATGAAAATAAAGCCAATAAAAAAACAAGCGAACAAGACTATAAGACGGCTGATGTAGATACGCTTTTTGATCATCCAGAGGCAGTGCCAGCAGTGATTGAAAAAGCGGTTATTATCCTAAAAGATAAGCATGGCTTTATTATCTCGAAAAATCACCGCGGAATTTATGTTTATGATCCTAAAAATAGCGTTATTGTAGGCGAAGAGCTAGATATTTTAGTAAGGCGAATGAAAATTTATAAAGATGCGCTTGAAGTCAGCTCTTATGAGATCATAAATGAGCACGGCACAAAAGATATTAGCGAAAATTTACTAGATGCATCGCAATTAAGCGAAGCTAGAAGTGGAGATGTCTTTGCTAAAATTTCTGGCAGACTAGAGAGAGGTTACCTGCATACACCATACGGTAAGATCAGAGTTTATAGTAAGAAAAAGCTAAAAGATGGCGAGTATAGTTTTGAAAATGTGAGAGTTAAAATTTATAAGAGAGAAAACCAAATCGTTGTGGAGTAG
- a CDS encoding tRNA (cytidine(34)-2'-O)-methyltransferase, producing the protein MFNIVLVHPQIPQNTGAIGRMCVNANLKLHIVKPTVFDLSEKAVRRAGLDYWKNLNPKIWDSLEEFLEANLSHKDRFFFATTKTNRLYCEAEFKPGDFIFFGGESTGLPREFMDINFKNAITIPMGKEGRSLNLAMSAGIIAYEAIRQNIAEFDFRSEI; encoded by the coding sequence ATGTTTAACATAGTCCTGGTTCATCCTCAGATACCGCAAAATACTGGAGCTATCGGTAGAATGTGCGTTAATGCAAATTTAAAGCTACATATCGTTAAGCCCACTGTGTTTGATCTGAGTGAAAAGGCTGTTAGACGAGCAGGGCTTGACTACTGGAAAAATTTAAATCCAAAAATTTGGGATAGTTTGGAAGAATTTTTAGAAGCAAACTTAAGCCACAAGGATAGATTTTTCTTCGCTACTACAAAGACAAATAGGCTTTACTGCGAGGCCGAGTTTAAACCGGGAGATTTTATATTTTTTGGTGGAGAGAGTACTGGGCTGCCAAGAGAATTTATGGATATAAATTTTAAAAACGCCATAACCATACCAATGGGAAAAGAGGGCAGAAGCTTAAATTTAGCTATGAGTGCTGGTATTATCGCTTATGAGGCGATCAGGCAAAATATCGCTGAATTTGACTTTAGGAGTGAGATTTGA
- a CDS encoding CCA tRNA nucleotidyltransferase gives MQISKIDSKISQNKPLDGSKNEIKIKNEIYKNSELDFFRSLFAPFTSRVYLVGGCVRDAFLGREIYDYDIEVYDIEPTKFNELMASIGASGVGKSYFIYKYKNYDIGLPRSESKTGNSHKDFAVSYINDPKMASLRRDFTINAMMMNIFNGEILDFYGGKQDLANKILRHIDSEKFKEDPLRVLRGVQFSSRLDFSIADETLALMKSLSLEHLSRDRINTELIKFFRAKHLEKGAYYLFELGLFKEIFGMQISMDDGFLSDLKSAREFVDDERLFLYLLFGKFELDAKEILEKMRLPKSYFSILKQPYFKDMPSDKELMQIALNMPIKSWLGAYNKERIERAKKLGIYEAKFDAKVDVAEILSAGFKNEDIAKEIKRRQELEISKYLSERKPRKD, from the coding sequence TTGCAAATATCGAAAATAGACTCCAAAATCTCTCAAAATAAGCCATTAGACGGCTCAAAAAATGAGATAAAAATCAAAAATGAAATTTATAAAAATAGCGAGCTAGACTTTTTTAGGTCGCTATTTGCTCCATTTACTTCACGTGTCTATCTAGTTGGTGGCTGCGTGAGAGATGCATTCTTGGGGCGAGAAATTTATGATTATGACATCGAAGTTTATGACATTGAGCCTACTAAATTTAATGAGCTAATGGCTAGCATAGGCGCTAGCGGAGTTGGCAAAAGCTACTTTATCTACAAATACAAAAACTACGACATTGGGCTTCCAAGAAGCGAGAGCAAAACTGGAAATTCACACAAAGACTTTGCAGTAAGCTATATTAACGATCCAAAAATGGCGAGCCTTAGGCGAGATTTCACGATAAATGCCATGATGATGAATATCTTTAACGGAGAAATTTTAGACTTTTACGGCGGGAAGCAAGATTTAGCAAACAAGATATTAAGGCACATTGATAGTGAAAAATTTAAAGAAGATCCACTAAGGGTGCTTAGAGGAGTGCAGTTTAGCTCAAGGCTTGATTTTAGCATAGCTGATGAGACGCTAGCTCTTATGAAAAGCCTTAGTTTGGAGCATCTAAGCAGAGATAGGATAAATACTGAGCTTATTAAATTTTTTCGTGCAAAGCATCTAGAAAAAGGAGCTTATTATCTTTTTGAGCTTGGGCTTTTTAAAGAAATTTTTGGTATGCAAATTTCTATGGATGATGGGTTTTTAAGCGATCTTAAGAGTGCTAGAGAATTTGTGGATGATGAGAGGCTATTTTTGTATCTTTTGTTTGGCAAATTTGAGCTTGACGCAAAGGAAATTTTAGAGAAAATGCGTCTACCAAAGAGCTATTTTTCTATCTTAAAGCAGCCTTATTTTAAGGACATGCCAAGCGATAAAGAGCTAATGCAAATAGCTCTAAATATGCCCATAAAATCGTGGCTTGGAGCTTATAATAAAGAGCGGATAGAGCGTGCCAAGAAGCTTGGAATTTATGAGGCAAAATTTGATGCGAAAGTTGATGTGGCAGAAATTTTATCAGCTGGTTTTAAAAACGAAGATATCGCAAAAGAGATAAAACGTAGGCAAGAGCTTGAAATTTCAAAATATCTAAGCGAGCGTAAGCCTAGAAAAGATTAG
- a CDS encoding CiaD-like domain-containing protein: protein MKLDDIARMAISEVSAELEKIEALQSKKQEELERENLKKELLAIESNENALNNELKVEANLQNEQAFEVKEEPVSLIKSREVSEEKIFLANLAERIEVLFEGLKQTPEQNLASRLDLTTKFLEFTLANIENRLQNLSK from the coding sequence ATGAAGCTTGATGATATCGCTAGAATGGCAATTAGTGAGGTTAGTGCCGAGCTTGAGAAAATAGAAGCGTTGCAAAGTAAAAAGCAAGAAGAGCTTGAGCGAGAGAATTTAAAAAAAGAGCTTTTGGCTATAGAGTCTAATGAAAATGCACTAAATAACGAGCTAAAAGTTGAGGCAAATTTACAAAATGAGCAAGCATTTGAGGTAAAAGAGGAACCAGTAAGTTTAATAAAAAGTAGAGAGGTGAGCGAAGAGAAAATTTTCTTAGCAAACCTTGCTGAGCGCATAGAAGTGCTTTTTGAAGGGCTTAAACAAACTCCTGAGCAAAATCTTGCTTCAAGGCTTGATCTAACGACAAAATTTTTAGAATTTACCCTTGCAAATATCGAAAATAGACTCCAAAATCTCTCAAAATAA
- the leuB gene encoding 3-isopropylmalate dehydrogenase, translating to MKKYKICVIKGDGIGPEIINEAIKILDVVSAEFGMKFEYDYKLMGGAAYDVFGVPLPDETLSSALSSDAVLFGAIGGEKWDSLPRHLRPESGLLKIRKELEAYANLRPAIVFDELVDASALKPEVLRGVDFVVVRELTGGLYFGQPREKGEDRAFNTMVYSKFEIERIAKIAFETAMLRKKKVCMVDKANVLETSQLWREVTSEVAKKYPEVELSFMYVDNAAMQLVRAPANFDVILTENLFGDILSDEASMVCGSIGLLPSASMGGKVGIYEPIHGSAPDIAGQGIANPIATILSAAMMLRYAFSENDAADAIENAVKEALAKGYRTKDIAAFNAVEICSTSEIGDVIAGFIKK from the coding sequence ATGAAAAAGTATAAAATTTGTGTTATAAAGGGCGATGGTATCGGTCCTGAAATAATCAACGAAGCGATAAAAATTCTAGACGTCGTAAGTGCTGAGTTTGGTATGAAATTTGAGTACGACTATAAGCTTATGGGCGGTGCAGCTTATGATGTATTTGGCGTGCCTTTGCCAGATGAAACGCTTAGTTCTGCTCTAAGCTCTGATGCTGTGCTTTTTGGAGCGATCGGCGGCGAGAAATGGGACAGTCTGCCAAGACACCTAAGGCCAGAGAGTGGGCTTTTAAAGATTAGAAAAGAGCTTGAAGCTTATGCAAATTTACGTCCAGCCATTGTTTTTGATGAGCTAGTGGATGCTAGCGCGCTAAAGCCAGAGGTTTTAAGAGGCGTTGATTTTGTCGTGGTTCGTGAGCTAACAGGTGGACTTTATTTTGGACAGCCACGTGAAAAAGGCGAAGATAGAGCGTTTAATACGATGGTTTATTCTAAATTTGAGATTGAGCGTATCGCAAAGATCGCTTTTGAAACAGCAATGCTTCGCAAGAAAAAGGTCTGCATGGTCGATAAGGCAAATGTGCTTGAGACAAGTCAGCTTTGGCGTGAGGTGACTAGCGAAGTGGCTAAAAAATACCCTGAAGTAGAGCTTAGCTTTATGTATGTGGATAATGCGGCGATGCAGCTAGTAAGAGCGCCAGCAAATTTTGACGTCATACTTACTGAAAATTTATTCGGCGACATCTTAAGTGATGAGGCTAGCATGGTTTGTGGCTCGATAGGACTTTTGCCAAGCGCTAGTATGGGCGGTAAAGTGGGAATTTATGAGCCGATACACGGCTCAGCACCAGACATCGCAGGGCAGGGCATAGCAAATCCGATCGCGACCATTTTAAGTGCAGCAATGATGCTAAGATACGCATTTAGCGAAAATGATGCCGCAGATGCGATAGAAAATGCTGTTAAAGAGGCGCTTGCAAAAGGTTACAGAACAAAAGATATCGCTGCTTTTAACGCAGTTGAAATTTGCTCAACTAGCGAGATAGGCGATGTTATCGCAGGATTTATCAAAAAATGA
- a CDS encoding 3-isopropylmalate dehydratase small subunit has product MNKVWKFGDNIDTDIIIAARYLNTSDENILAKHIMEDADPNFSSKIDKGDIIVAGENFGCGSSREHAPIALKAAGIGAVIAKSYARIFYRNSFNTGLLILEIKETDEINEGDELKIDVDNGVIVNLTSGKEYKFSPIPPFMQELLNAGGLIEYAKAKMEQK; this is encoded by the coding sequence ATGAATAAAGTTTGGAAATTCGGCGACAATATCGATACCGATATAATTATCGCCGCCAGATACTTAAATACTTCCGATGAAAATATCTTAGCAAAACATATAATGGAGGATGCCGATCCTAATTTTAGCTCCAAGATAGATAAGGGCGACATTATCGTAGCGGGAGAAAATTTCGGCTGCGGTAGCTCTCGCGAGCACGCTCCTATCGCGCTTAAAGCTGCTGGCATTGGCGCGGTGATAGCTAAAAGCTACGCGAGAATATTTTATAGAAATAGCTTTAATACGGGACTTTTGATACTGGAAATCAAAGAAACGGACGAGATAAACGAGGGCGACGAACTAAAAATAGACGTAGATAACGGCGTGATCGTAAATTTAACCAGTGGCAAAGAGTATAAATTTAGCCCTATACCGCCTTTTATGCAAGAGCTTTTAAATGCTGGCGGACTTATAGAATATGCAAAAGCAAAGATGGAACAAAAATGA
- a CDS encoding DUF2892 domain-containing protein translates to MVSVKSRIIRVVLGLVFMVAVWYFYESYWALIGLIPIIVGVTGFCPACKFLGRCSLNLKR, encoded by the coding sequence ATGGTAAGCGTGAAAAGTAGAATTATTAGGGTCGTTCTGGGGCTAGTTTTTATGGTGGCAGTTTGGTATTTTTACGAGAGCTACTGGGCGTTAATCGGCCTAATTCCAATCATTGTCGGCGTTACCGGATTTTGCCCAGCGTGTAAATTCTTGGGTAGATGTTCTTTAAATTTAAAAAGATAA
- a CDS encoding DUF2892 domain-containing protein, which yields MSVLDKTIRLIIAAIWFFIFGFICDCWLWTVGLIPLLTGYYGYCPLYKIFKKR from the coding sequence ATGAGCGTTTTAGATAAAACTATACGTTTGATTATAGCGGCGATTTGGTTTTTTATTTTCGGATTTATTTGCGACTGCTGGTTGTGGACGGTCGGGCTAATTCCGCTTTTAACGGGATATTACGGCTACTGCCCGCTTTATAAAATTTTTAAGAAAAGGTAA
- a CDS encoding NAD(P)/FAD-dependent oxidoreductase — translation MKGLQRRDALKLMGAAGLAASMSGCSATSDENDDINSKIVIMGAGLSGIALAAKLRRDMPNAKVILVDKDEKFYYQPGFTLIAVGIYEASDVVYEKADYIPQGTEWIRKNVSEIKPEANLLVLDDGSELGYDYLIVASGVEYDFEAVKGLSLEDINDTSGNISSVYTLQGAVKSNELMKKFSQNGGAAVFCDQKTPMKCSGANKKVTCMSEDRLRLAGNRDKGSVNLYVGGGKLFGDPTYAAAMTQIMIKRKIKFNLRHQIVAVDKGSNTATFEFWTAYRQNGEDKIASELIDVKYDWLHLPPKQKGSEILARAGLTKEGDKLNFLAVDKYSLQSTKFKNIFGIGDICGFASGKTGASVRKMYPILAKNLADTIKGREPSEKFTGYTACPFITKYGKAIMVEFDWEGTAPTLECFGATRESYMSWLVKIYGFKPMVMNGMLKALA, via the coding sequence ATGAAAGGACTGCAAAGAAGAGACGCTTTAAAGCTAATGGGGGCCGCGGGACTAGCCGCGAGTATGAGCGGTTGCTCGGCAACGAGCGACGAAAACGACGATATAAATTCTAAAATCGTCATAATGGGCGCGGGACTTAGCGGTATCGCGTTGGCGGCTAAACTTAGAAGAGATATGCCTAACGCCAAGGTAATTCTCGTGGATAAAGACGAGAAATTTTACTACCAGCCGGGCTTTACGCTAATCGCCGTCGGAATTTACGAAGCTAGCGACGTCGTTTACGAAAAAGCGGATTATATCCCGCAAGGAACCGAGTGGATACGCAAAAACGTATCGGAGATAAAGCCCGAAGCCAATCTACTCGTCTTAGACGACGGGAGCGAGCTTGGGTATGATTATCTAATCGTAGCAAGCGGCGTGGAATACGACTTTGAAGCCGTTAAGGGGCTGAGCTTAGAGGATATTAACGATACGAGCGGCAATATATCCTCCGTCTACACTCTACAAGGCGCCGTAAAGAGCAACGAGCTGATGAAAAAATTTTCTCAAAACGGCGGCGCGGCGGTATTTTGCGATCAAAAAACCCCGATGAAATGTAGCGGCGCAAATAAAAAAGTAACATGCATGAGCGAAGATAGGCTGAGGTTGGCCGGCAACCGCGATAAAGGCAGCGTTAATCTTTACGTCGGCGGCGGCAAGCTTTTCGGCGATCCGACTTATGCCGCGGCGATGACTCAAATAATGATAAAAAGAAAGATAAAATTTAATCTTCGCCACCAAATCGTAGCCGTCGATAAAGGCTCAAATACCGCTACTTTCGAGTTTTGGACGGCATATAGACAAAACGGCGAAGATAAAATCGCGTCCGAGCTAATCGACGTAAAATACGACTGGCTTCACCTGCCGCCTAAGCAAAAAGGAAGCGAAATTTTAGCTCGCGCCGGCCTAACCAAAGAGGGCGACAAGCTAAATTTCCTAGCCGTCGATAAATACAGCCTGCAAAGTACAAAATTTAAAAATATATTCGGTATCGGCGATATTTGCGGATTTGCGTCCGGCAAAACGGGGGCTAGCGTTAGGAAAATGTATCCGATCTTAGCTAAAAATTTAGCCGATACAATAAAAGGACGAGAACCTAGCGAGAAATTTACCGGATATACGGCTTGCCCTTTTATCACCAAATACGGCAAGGCCATAATGGTAGAGTTCGACTGGGAGGGAACGGCTCCGACGTTAGAGTGCTTCGGCGCTACCAGAGAGAGCTATATGAGTTGGCTGGTTAAAATTTACGGATTTAAACCTATGGTTATGAACGGAATGCTAAAAGCTTTAGCTTAA
- a CDS encoding Crp/Fnr family transcriptional regulator — translation MLSEELKEILRERFTNNFDLASEDLNAIFDNAYLKTVKKGDIFYSGNDCFGFILILKGVLRAFVSSSAKEITIFRLTKDESCVLCDTCSINSLENKVSVEIEQDSEIIVIPARIYKPLKEKYPSILNFTLKIVADRFARTINVMEQALFSPLSARIMNFLSQSIENLNENFIKITHEELANHLGSAREAVSRVLKELERSGQITQSRGEIRLVS, via the coding sequence ATGCTAAGCGAAGAGTTAAAAGAAATTTTGCGCGAGAGATTTACGAATAATTTCGATCTAGCAAGCGAGGATCTAAATGCGATCTTTGATAACGCATATCTAAAAACCGTAAAAAAGGGCGATATATTTTACTCCGGAAACGATTGCTTCGGATTTATACTTATACTAAAAGGCGTTTTAAGGGCGTTTGTGTCGTCTAGCGCAAAGGAAATAACGATATTTAGGCTAACTAAAGACGAGAGCTGCGTGCTGTGCGATACGTGTTCTATAAATTCGCTAGAAAATAAAGTAAGCGTCGAAATCGAGCAAGATAGCGAGATCATCGTTATTCCGGCGCGAATTTACAAACCTCTTAAAGAAAAATATCCGAGCATTTTAAATTTTACTCTAAAAATCGTAGCCGATCGGTTTGCCAGAACCATAAACGTTATGGAGCAGGCTTTATTTTCGCCGCTTTCGGCGCGGATTATGAATTTTTTATCCCAAAGCATCGAAAATCTAAACGAAAATTTTATAAAAATAACTCACGAAGAGCTGGCGAATCATCTAGGAAGCGCTAGAGAAGCGGTATCTAGGGTGCTAAAAGAGCTTGAGAGAAGCGGGCAAATAACGCAAAGCCGCGGCGAAATAAGGCTGGTTTCTTAA
- a CDS encoding SLAC1 anion channel family protein encodes MHDVKKNDPQSKIKSLPIMLFAGTMGLGGLCVAYKKLSEIFDLPGEIFSVLRALDCTVFCLLSAFYLFKLLKFKEEVKAEFSHPIKINFFGGFIISLFLLALAYKDAPRLYYSLFYAALGLQTIFTLYVISFWIDEKFDIATLNPAWFIPVVGNLLIPIIAEKSQAIWYYFSLGLFFWIILFAVIFYRLVFCDKLADKFVPTLVITLAPPAMAFLGYVKLTERFDAFAAILLNINVFFAALILFSYKRFIKLKFALSWWAFTFPTAASSIAFLKAYEITQSDFYLVLGVGAFAVLVASILIVGFLTIKSIINGEIFSEK; translated from the coding sequence ATGCACGACGTTAAGAAAAACGACCCGCAAAGCAAAATAAAATCGCTGCCGATTATGCTTTTTGCCGGTACTATGGGGCTTGGAGGACTTTGCGTAGCCTATAAGAAACTAAGCGAGATATTTGATTTGCCGGGCGAGATATTCTCGGTGCTTAGAGCGCTAGACTGCACGGTATTTTGCCTGCTTTCGGCGTTTTACCTCTTTAAGCTTTTAAAATTTAAAGAAGAAGTAAAGGCCGAATTTTCGCATCCCATAAAGATAAATTTTTTCGGCGGGTTTATCATCTCGCTTTTTCTTTTAGCTCTAGCATACAAAGACGCGCCGCGACTATACTACTCGCTTTTTTACGCGGCTTTAGGCTTGCAAACGATTTTTACGCTTTACGTAATTTCTTTTTGGATAGACGAAAAATTCGATATCGCGACGCTAAATCCAGCATGGTTTATCCCCGTAGTGGGCAACTTGTTAATCCCGATCATAGCCGAAAAATCTCAAGCGATCTGGTATTATTTTAGTTTGGGGCTATTTTTCTGGATTATTTTATTCGCCGTTATATTTTATAGGCTAGTCTTCTGCGATAAGTTAGCCGACAAATTCGTCCCGACGCTAGTCATTACGCTAGCGCCGCCGGCTATGGCGTTTTTGGGATACGTAAAACTAACCGAGCGATTCGACGCTTTTGCGGCGATACTACTTAATATAAACGTGTTTTTCGCGGCGCTTATACTTTTTTCGTATAAAAGATTTATTAAACTCAAATTCGCCCTATCGTGGTGGGCTTTTACCTTCCCGACGGCCGCTAGCTCCATAGCGTTTTTAAAAGCTTACGAAATTACGCAAAGCGATTTTTATTTAGTTTTAGGCGTAGGCGCTTTTGCGGTTCTAGTCGCCTCGATTTTGATAGTCGGATTTTTAACGATTAAATCTATAATAAACGGCGAAATTTTTTCAGAAAAATAA